Proteins from one Chloroflexota bacterium genomic window:
- a CDS encoding ASKHA domain-containing protein produces MTHTIHTVQFEPAGATIAVPAGTTIVDAAQAAGIDLNIPCGGQGRCGRCAVNVRANNGGDPVRRRSTLRLSADDIAAGYALACQTVITGDATITVPPQERIARILTTDKTVRKIELPFDYSIERQPLRACFLQLDPPSLEDQTDDWSRVQAALHRQTGGDGTGFLIDLPTLRKLGSVLRQADWQVTAILENTTWDRPTGPPRVVDVLPGDQTGHLWAAALDIGTTTVSLFLVDLATGRVVAQAADYNGQIRRGEDVISRIIYANKRGRGDEATRRHGDTETRRRGQGMTGGQAELQQLVLETINGLIGQVCGFRGIEPEQIVKMVVSGNPTMHHLFLGLPPEPIRLDPYIPAANHYPAISASELGLAINGQATVDCLPGVASYVGADISAGILGSGLCRIIEKTGDGLPILFLDIGTNGEMVLGDCDWLVTCACSAGPAFEGAGVHNGMRATLGAIDEVWINTQTYEPTISVIGEEEGEKPRGLCGSALISLVAELFITGVIDRSGNLNFDLYDLDAGDSVGDRPQFRPRVREGEHGGEYVVVWAEESGTGEDIVITAVDIDNLLRAKAAIYAGCSVLAGSVGLTMDVVSQVLVGGSFGKHINVEKAVQLGLLPDVPWEKFRFLGNTSIQGAYMALLDSDLRQRVAEIAGNMTYLELSCDNQFYDQFMSALFLPHTDMSQFPSVAALLAE; encoded by the coding sequence ATGACACATACAATTCACACGGTTCAGTTCGAGCCGGCTGGAGCGACGATTGCTGTTCCGGCCGGTACGACGATCGTCGACGCGGCTCAAGCCGCCGGTATTGACCTGAACATCCCCTGCGGTGGGCAAGGTCGGTGCGGGCGATGCGCCGTTAACGTTCGCGCGAACAACGGTGGTGACCCGGTGCGACGCCGCTCTACCTTGCGGCTGTCGGCCGACGACATCGCGGCTGGCTACGCGCTGGCCTGCCAGACGGTGATCACCGGTGATGCGACGATCACGGTGCCTCCGCAAGAGCGCATCGCCCGCATTCTGACCACCGACAAGACGGTTCGCAAGATCGAACTGCCCTTCGATTACAGCATCGAGCGGCAGCCGCTGCGAGCCTGTTTCCTACAGCTCGACCCGCCCAGCCTGGAGGATCAAACCGATGACTGGAGTCGGGTGCAGGCAGCACTGCATCGGCAGACAGGTGGGGATGGCACCGGATTCCTGATCGATCTGCCAACATTGCGAAAACTGGGATCGGTCCTGCGCCAGGCCGACTGGCAAGTAACGGCGATCCTTGAGAACACCACATGGGATCGCCCCACAGGACCGCCGCGTGTCGTCGATGTTCTGCCGGGTGATCAGACCGGGCACCTTTGGGCAGCAGCGTTGGACATCGGCACAACAACCGTTTCCCTTTTTCTGGTGGACCTGGCGACCGGCCGGGTTGTGGCACAGGCTGCCGACTATAACGGACAGATCCGGCGGGGCGAGGATGTTATCAGCAGGATCATCTATGCCAACAAAAGAGGACGCGGCGACGAGGCGACACGGCGACACGGCGACACGGAAACGCGAAGGCGCGGGCAGGGCATGACGGGCGGGCAGGCTGAGTTGCAGCAGTTGGTATTGGAGACGATCAACGGCCTGATCGGGCAGGTGTGCGGCTTTCGGGGCATCGAGCCGGAACAGATCGTTAAAATGGTGGTCTCCGGAAATCCCACCATGCACCATCTGTTCCTGGGACTGCCTCCTGAACCCATTCGACTGGATCCATACATCCCGGCGGCCAACCACTATCCCGCCATCTCGGCCAGCGAACTGGGGCTCGCCATCAATGGGCAGGCAACCGTCGACTGTCTGCCGGGCGTGGCAAGCTACGTGGGTGCCGATATCAGTGCCGGCATTCTGGGATCAGGGCTCTGTCGGATCATCGAAAAGACCGGCGATGGCCTGCCCATTCTCTTTCTGGACATCGGTACCAACGGAGAGATGGTGCTGGGCGACTGCGACTGGCTTGTGACCTGTGCCTGCTCTGCTGGTCCTGCCTTCGAGGGGGCCGGCGTGCACAATGGCATGCGAGCCACCCTGGGTGCCATCGACGAGGTGTGGATTAACACCCAGACCTATGAGCCGACCATCAGCGTCATTGGTGAGGAGGAGGGGGAGAAGCCCAGAGGCCTCTGCGGCTCGGCGTTGATTTCGCTGGTTGCGGAGTTATTCATCACCGGCGTGATCGACAGAAGCGGCAACCTGAACTTTGATTTGTATGACCTGGACGCCGGGGACTCGGTCGGGGACCGTCCCCAGTTTCGTCCCAGGGTTCGTGAGGGAGAACACGGCGGCGAATATGTGGTGGTCTGGGCAGAAGAAAGTGGCACTGGCGAGGATATCGTCATCACCGCGGTCGATATCGACAACCTGTTGAGGGCCAAGGCCGCGATCTACGCCGGCTGTTCGGTTTTGGCGGGCAGCGTGGGACTCACGATGGATGTGGTGAGCCAGGTGCTGGTCGGCGGTTCCTTTGGCAAACATATCAATGTTGAGAAGGCGGTGCAGCTGGGCTTGTTACCCGATGTTCCCTGGGAGAAGTTCCGGTTCCTTGGCAACACGTCGATCCAGGGCGCCTACATGGCGCTGTTGGATAGCGACCTGCGCCAACGGGTGGCTGAGATCGCCGGAAACATGACCTATCTCGAGTTGTCCTGCGACAACCAGTTCTACGATCAATTCATGTCTGCACTGTTTCTGCCCCATACCGATATGAGCCAGTTTCCGTCGGTGGCGGCATTGCTGGCAGAATAG
- a CDS encoding four helix bundle protein has translation MKGLPALPDSWGNMNGKDERQRRPRGYENTEIFRLSKRLAVEIHRMTLAELPKFELYEQGSQIRRSSKSVVANFVEGYGMRRYKGQHSVYVNRSIASNDETKAHLEMLHETGSLNANRYRHFYNNYRRLGAML, from the coding sequence ATGAAAGGATTACCGGCATTGCCGGATTCTTGGGGGAACATGAACGGAAAGGATGAAAGGCAAAGAAGACCTCGCGGATACGAGAACACGGAAATCTTCAGGCTGAGCAAACGCCTGGCGGTTGAGATCCACAGGATGACGTTGGCGGAATTGCCAAAGTTCGAGCTGTACGAACAGGGTTCGCAGATCAGACGCTCCAGCAAATCTGTTGTCGCCAACTTCGTTGAAGGCTATGGCATGCGTCGATACAAAGGCCAGCACAGCGTATACGTCAACCGGTCAATTGCGTCCAATGACGAGACCAAGGCGCACCTGGAAATGCTCCACGAGACCGGCTCTCTCAACGCCAACCGCTACAGGCATTTCTACAACAACTACCGTCGCCTTGGTGCTATGCTCTAG
- the acsC gene encoding acetyl-CoA decarbonylase/synthase complex subunit gamma: MALSGLQIYKLLPRTNCKDCGFPTCLAFSMKLAQKQVELAACPHVSDDAKAALSEAAAPPIRLITVSSNGHKLEVGNETALFRHEKRFFHQPGLFVRVKDGDPLDEVKSTVAEVDDYMVDYVGIELRFDGIAVECTSGDPETYGSVVGAICDATDKLLILMADDPKVIKAGLAAAGEERKPLIYSADGDNWRRIALQAKKVGAPLVVRVDDGDLDALAELTEQVVNFGVDDIVLDPGVRDFNESLATLTAVRRLALKENFRPLGYPVITFPGEGANDASSEVVLASQQIAKYSGFVVVDHFTPASAYALLVLRANIFTDPQKPIQVEPGIYEINNPGPDDPVMVTTNFSITYFSVANELESSGKPGWLMVADAEGMSVLTAWAAGKFDAERIAKGVKEFGIEDKINHNSLILPGHVAVLMGELEEELPGWKIMVGPREAVDLPGFLKM, translated from the coding sequence ATGGCCCTATCCGGCCTTCAGATTTACAAACTACTGCCCAGGACCAACTGCAAGGATTGTGGTTTTCCTACCTGTCTGGCCTTTTCTATGAAACTGGCCCAGAAGCAGGTGGAACTGGCTGCTTGCCCTCATGTGAGCGATGACGCCAAGGCTGCCCTTTCCGAGGCGGCAGCACCGCCTATTCGCCTGATCACGGTAAGCAGTAATGGCCACAAGTTGGAAGTGGGCAACGAGACGGCGCTTTTCCGCCATGAGAAAAGATTCTTCCACCAACCAGGTCTCTTTGTCCGGGTGAAGGATGGCGATCCGCTGGATGAGGTGAAATCGACGGTTGCCGAGGTGGATGATTACATGGTCGACTACGTTGGCATTGAGTTGAGATTCGACGGCATTGCTGTGGAATGCACTTCAGGGGATCCTGAAACCTACGGCAGTGTGGTGGGTGCCATTTGCGATGCAACCGACAAACTGCTGATCCTGATGGCGGACGATCCAAAGGTCATCAAAGCCGGACTGGCGGCTGCTGGTGAGGAGCGGAAACCGCTGATCTACAGTGCTGATGGCGACAACTGGCGGCGGATTGCCCTTCAGGCCAAAAAGGTTGGCGCGCCCCTGGTCGTGCGGGTTGACGACGGCGATCTCGATGCGCTGGCAGAGCTCACCGAGCAGGTCGTCAATTTTGGAGTCGACGACATCGTATTGGATCCCGGTGTACGCGATTTCAATGAGTCGCTGGCGACCCTGACGGCTGTGCGTCGTCTGGCCCTGAAGGAAAACTTCCGGCCGCTGGGATACCCGGTTATCACCTTCCCTGGCGAGGGAGCCAACGATGCCTCGAGCGAAGTGGTTCTGGCAAGCCAGCAGATTGCCAAGTACAGCGGCTTCGTGGTTGTGGATCACTTCACACCCGCGTCTGCTTATGCGCTTCTGGTGCTGCGGGCCAACATCTTCACCGATCCCCAGAAGCCGATCCAGGTTGAACCGGGCATCTACGAGATCAATAATCCCGGCCCCGATGATCCGGTGATGGTTACCACCAATTTCAGTATTACCTACTTCAGTGTGGCCAACGAGTTGGAGAGCAGCGGAAAGCCTGGCTGGCTGATGGTCGCCGACGCCGAGGGCATGAGCGTACTCACCGCCTGGGCCGCCGGTAAATTTGATGCAGAACGCATCGCCAAGGGTGTCAAGGAATTCGGCATCGAGGACAAGATCAATCACAACAGTTTGATCTTGCCCGGGCATGTGGCCGTACTTATGGGTGAACTGGAAGAAGAACTGCCCGGCTGGAAGATCATGGTCGGCCCGCGCGAGGCGGTTGATCTGCCGGGCTTCCTGAAGATGTAG
- a CDS encoding AAA family ATPase, with product MTTTIALAGKGGTGKTTIAALLIDILAARGAGPIMAIDADPSSNLNLALGIPLNRTIGDIREDLLEDVQRTQMALGVSQREVLDVEIRMAVEEAEDFDLLVMGRPEGPGCYCPVNHTLRQVVDLMEESYNYVVMDNEAGMEHLSRRTTRDVDWLLLVSDPSVRGMTAIGHMIKMADALNINVKNKAIVINRVPTSSNGNNEIPPAVQAMIDEFDAPLLGVIAADLMVNQYDAEGKPLVQLPPDSPARQGVAALVDRIVFG from the coding sequence TTGACCACAACAATCGCATTAGCCGGCAAGGGAGGTACGGGAAAAACCACCATTGCTGCTCTCTTGATCGATATACTGGCAGCTCGAGGCGCCGGGCCCATCATGGCGATCGATGCTGATCCCAGCAGCAACCTTAACCTGGCGCTGGGTATTCCCCTCAATCGGACCATCGGCGACATCCGAGAGGACCTGCTGGAGGATGTTCAGCGCACACAGATGGCTTTGGGAGTTTCCCAGCGGGAAGTACTCGACGTAGAAATTCGTATGGCCGTCGAGGAGGCAGAGGATTTCGACCTGTTGGTAATGGGTCGCCCCGAGGGGCCAGGCTGCTACTGCCCGGTCAACCATACGCTGCGTCAGGTAGTTGACCTGATGGAGGAAAGCTACAACTACGTGGTGATGGACAACGAGGCAGGAATGGAGCATCTGAGCCGCAGGACCACCCGGGACGTGGACTGGCTCCTTTTGGTCAGCGACCCCAGCGTGCGCGGCATGACTGCGATAGGTCACATGATCAAGATGGCTGATGCGCTGAACATCAACGTAAAGAACAAGGCCATCGTCATCAACCGGGTGCCCACTTCAAGCAATGGAAACAACGAGATTCCACCGGCCGTCCAGGCCATGATCGACGAGTTTGACGCACCTCTGTTGGGGGTGATAGCGGCCGACCTGATGGTGAACCAGTACGACGCCGAGGGCAAACCGTTGGTACAGTTGCCGCCAGATAGTCCAGCTCGCCAGGGAGTCGCGGCACTCGTGGATAGAATCGTGTTTGGATAG
- a CDS encoding dihydropteroate synthase, translated as MQFNIIGENIHIISPKVKAAVRDRNVKFFQDLAVAQVEAGAVALDLNIGPQKKHGHEIMPWLVEIVQEVVDVPLSFDTMNLAAIEAGCKVARVQPIINSTSADPERLETVTPLAKKYNTKLVALTMGTGMIPVGADERVNIALETLIPKALELEIPVEDLIIDPLSLTVVGCQEYAPECVEAVRMLKFAWDPPPAVSVGLSNTSNRVPHALRPLINQTYLIMLMGAGLDTAIADPLDEGVVETIRIVEQRDESTALNQLKLRLFDATMEMDTLQPEDVDFDDPDQVAFWKTVQILRNDVIYTDSYLDL; from the coding sequence ATGCAATTCAACATCATCGGCGAGAACATTCACATTATCTCGCCCAAGGTCAAGGCAGCAGTACGGGATCGTAACGTCAAGTTCTTCCAGGACCTGGCCGTCGCTCAGGTGGAAGCTGGCGCGGTAGCGCTGGACCTGAATATCGGGCCGCAGAAGAAACATGGTCATGAGATCATGCCATGGCTTGTGGAGATCGTCCAGGAAGTGGTGGATGTCCCTCTCAGTTTCGACACCATGAACCTGGCTGCCATCGAGGCAGGCTGCAAGGTGGCCAGGGTGCAGCCTATCATCAACTCCACCTCGGCCGACCCTGAGCGTCTGGAAACAGTAACGCCCCTGGCAAAAAAGTACAACACCAAGCTCGTCGCCCTCACCATGGGCACCGGCATGATCCCCGTTGGCGCCGACGAGCGGGTCAACATCGCGCTGGAGACCCTGATCCCCAAGGCGCTGGAACTTGAGATTCCCGTCGAGGACCTGATCATCGACCCGCTCTCCCTGACCGTGGTGGGCTGCCAGGAATACGCGCCCGAGTGCGTCGAGGCGGTGCGCATGCTCAAATTTGCCTGGGACCCGCCGCCGGCGGTATCGGTGGGCCTGTCCAACACATCCAACCGGGTGCCCCACGCCTTGCGCCCGCTGATCAACCAGACCTACCTGATCATGCTCATGGGCGCAGGCCTGGACACCGCCATTGCTGACCCTCTGGACGAGGGCGTGGTCGAAACGATCCGCATCGTCGAGCAGCGGGACGAAAGCACAGCGCTAAACCAGCTCAAGCTGCGCCTCTTCGACGCCACCATGGAGATGGACACCCTTCAGCCCGAGGATGTGGACTTCGACGATCCCGACCAGGTGGCATTCTGGAAGACGGTGCAGATCCTGCGGAACGACGTGATCTACACCGACTCGTATCTGGATTTGTAG
- a CDS encoding DinB family protein, with translation MTHPLVTQLRFARSEFVRCLDGVSDEDSRKRYLPMNGISWMIGHLANQEQWYWLILAEGRSVVPGLNDLVGYGKPASTPPLAEMWTAWREVTAAADEYLDTVTGETLLSHFDWEGEPVGESVGTLLQRNLYHYWFHTGEAHAVRQMLGHPDLPQFVGGFGEAVYRPERPA, from the coding sequence ATGACTCACCCACTGGTCACCCAACTCCGTTTCGCCCGCAGTGAGTTCGTGCGCTGTCTGGATGGCGTGTCCGATGAGGATTCCCGCAAGCGATACCTACCCATGAACGGCATCAGCTGGATGATCGGCCATCTGGCCAACCAGGAGCAGTGGTACTGGCTGATCCTGGCTGAAGGCAGGTCTGTTGTTCCAGGACTCAACGACCTGGTAGGCTATGGCAAGCCTGCCAGCACGCCACCCCTGGCAGAGATGTGGACCGCGTGGCGTGAGGTGACTGCCGCGGCCGACGAGTATCTGGACACGGTGACCGGCGAGACTCTGTTGTCCCATTTCGACTGGGAAGGAGAGCCGGTCGGGGAGAGCGTCGGCACCTTGTTGCAGCGCAACCTCTATCACTACTGGTTCCATACTGGTGAGGCCCACGCCGTGCGCCAGATGCTGGGCCATCCCGATCTGCCCCAGTTCGTAGGCGGGTTTGGCGAGGCGGTGTATCGTCCCGAAAGGCCTGCCTGA
- a CDS encoding FAD-dependent oxidoreductase gives MTTNGQRNGHNGSAAPVGAVMVVGGGIAGMQSSLDLADAGYKVYLVETQSAIGGHMAQLDKTFPTNDCAMCTISPKLVEVGRHPNIHVMVDSEVTGIDGQAGNFHVEVKRKARYVDVDKCTGCGECLDVCPVVLPPLSNVFDEALLDRRAVYRLYPQAVPSAVTIDKLGVSPCRDACPISQRAQGYIALIREGRYADALRVILEDNPFPGICGRICNHRCEDACNRGLVDDPIAIASLKRFVTDMVYKAPREPLPRRERTKQEEIAIIGAGPCGLTAARDLVRDGYGVTVFETLPVAGGMLRVGVPEYRLPSWIIEREVQNILDEGVTLKLNHRVEDIDSLFDQGFDSVIIAVGAHVGKKLPIPGSDLEGVLLNTVFLRDVRLGNLPKLGKRVVVLGGGNVAIDVARTVVRLGVPEVHLACLESREKMPSHQWEIEDAEAEGVIMHPAHAFNRILDDGSGHVAGIDVSDVSFMEFDAEGRLVLETVPDSEHVIDGDTIIFSIGQAAGLAFIPEDSGVGTTRQGLVAVNPNTLAATRPGVFAAGDAVTGTAFVVDGIAAGHQAAESVKKFLQGEELEPKPRPDLPVVTLTEEEVQATVESGLVSRTGRIKMPELDVDARRNSFAEVDLGYNEALAQEEAARCLACGHCSECLSCWYICGVDAIDHDMVETHEQVNVGAVILAPGYTAYNPAFDEEYGFGRYPNVVTSLQLERLLSASGPTFGHVNRPSDGKPAHKIAFLQCIGSRDQNHDYCSAVCCMYATKEAIMCREHDPEVACHVFMMDMRAYSKGYYEYYKRAEDRYDIQYTRCRVSELKHDLATDDLILRYQTDDGKLVAEAFDMVVLSVGMEMSQEVKTLGRDLGIQLDDYGFCTTVPFKPLGTSKAGIFACGPFVEPKDIPETVVEASGAAAMAERLLAPARGTLITPVEYPPERDIVEEEPRVGVFVCHCGSNIGGFLDVPDVAEYAKDLPGVVHSEHNLYTCSQDSIVHITEQTKALGLNRVVVASCTPRTHEGLFQDSIRQAGLNPYLFDMANIRNQVSWVHSDNWGESTEKAKDLVRMAVARATHLNPLHKETLQVQQKALVVGGGVAGMSAALTLSEQGFPVDLVERTGELGGNLRHLHFMPDEMANDQQSMVNDQLPIANSQRSAVKDQTSSEASLTIDNYSPQAFLADLLASVKGDDRITVHLNTELADTTGFTGNFTSRLRRNPPSVPSSPEDGRNGQAVETITIQHGVTIVATGGQEYRGNEYGLGQDSRVVTGLEFEVLLAEWSGEQRIRGAEDQWVRESGDQIPHSAAFLLCVGPAENYCGRTCCTSALKQAIKLKELNPAVRITVLYKDIRTYGFKERLYTRARELGVVFMRYDEQHRPEVGGPGDQRNGGTEGQRMGVPVEIRAWEPAFDEWITLTADLLVLSVPMVPAEGTHELGMKLKLPIDLNGWFLEAHPKLRPVDFASDGFYMAGAAHFPKFVDEAIAQAQAAAARAATVLSHETMTVGGAIAQVDPQLCVGCLTCVRVCPYGVPTVDGAQSGIGGILGAALINPAMCHGCGVCMAECPARAIQLMHYRDDQVEIKIDALFGLERLD, from the coding sequence ATGACCACAAACGGACAACGCAACGGACACAACGGCTCCGCCGCGCCCGTCGGTGCTGTCATGGTTGTCGGCGGCGGCATTGCCGGCATGCAATCGTCGCTGGACCTGGCCGATGCTGGCTACAAGGTCTACCTGGTGGAAACCCAGTCCGCCATTGGCGGGCACATGGCCCAGTTGGACAAAACCTTCCCCACCAACGACTGTGCCATGTGTACCATCAGCCCCAAACTGGTGGAGGTGGGTCGCCATCCCAATATCCATGTCATGGTGGACAGCGAAGTCACGGGCATCGACGGACAGGCCGGAAACTTTCATGTCGAGGTGAAACGCAAAGCACGCTACGTTGACGTGGACAAGTGCACCGGCTGTGGGGAGTGCCTGGACGTCTGTCCCGTAGTCCTGCCGCCACTGTCCAACGTCTTCGACGAGGCGCTGCTTGATCGCCGGGCTGTCTACCGGCTCTATCCCCAGGCCGTGCCCAGTGCGGTTACCATCGATAAGCTGGGCGTTTCACCCTGCCGGGATGCCTGCCCCATCAGCCAGCGGGCCCAGGGCTATATCGCCTTGATCCGGGAGGGACGCTACGCCGACGCTCTGCGGGTCATCCTGGAGGACAATCCCTTTCCGGGCATCTGTGGGCGCATATGCAACCACCGCTGCGAGGATGCCTGCAACCGCGGCCTGGTGGATGACCCCATCGCCATTGCCTCGCTAAAACGCTTCGTCACCGACATGGTTTATAAGGCGCCGCGGGAGCCGCTGCCGCGGCGCGAGCGCACGAAGCAGGAAGAGATCGCCATTATTGGCGCGGGGCCGTGCGGCCTCACCGCTGCCCGCGACCTGGTGCGCGATGGCTACGGCGTGACCGTGTTCGAGACGCTGCCCGTGGCCGGTGGCATGTTGCGCGTCGGCGTGCCCGAATACCGCCTGCCCTCCTGGATCATCGAGCGGGAGGTGCAGAACATCCTGGACGAGGGGGTGACGCTCAAGCTCAACCATCGGGTCGAGGACATCGACTCGCTGTTCGATCAGGGCTTTGACTCCGTGATCATCGCCGTGGGCGCGCACGTGGGTAAGAAGCTGCCGATCCCCGGCTCGGATCTGGAGGGTGTACTGCTCAACACCGTTTTTTTGCGGGATGTGCGCCTGGGCAACCTGCCAAAGCTGGGAAAAAGAGTCGTAGTGCTCGGCGGCGGCAACGTGGCTATTGATGTGGCGCGCACGGTCGTCCGGCTGGGCGTGCCCGAGGTGCACCTGGCCTGTCTGGAAAGCCGGGAAAAGATGCCCTCCCACCAGTGGGAGATCGAGGATGCCGAGGCGGAGGGGGTGATCATGCACCCCGCGCACGCCTTCAACCGCATCCTCGACGACGGCAGCGGGCACGTGGCCGGCATCGACGTCAGCGATGTCAGTTTCATGGAGTTCGACGCCGAAGGCCGGTTGGTTCTGGAGACAGTGCCCGACTCAGAACACGTCATCGACGGCGATACCATCATATTCTCCATCGGTCAGGCAGCAGGTTTGGCCTTCATTCCCGAGGATAGCGGCGTTGGCACCACGCGGCAGGGCCTGGTGGCGGTCAATCCCAATACGCTGGCGGCGACCCGACCGGGCGTCTTCGCCGCGGGCGATGCTGTGACCGGCACCGCATTCGTGGTGGACGGCATCGCAGCCGGCCACCAGGCCGCCGAGTCGGTGAAGAAGTTCCTGCAGGGTGAGGAGTTGGAGCCGAAGCCCAGGCCTGACCTGCCGGTGGTCACGTTGACGGAGGAGGAAGTTCAGGCCACGGTGGAGAGTGGCCTGGTGAGCCGCACGGGCCGCATCAAGATGCCCGAGCTGGACGTGGATGCCCGCCGCAACAGTTTCGCCGAGGTCGATCTGGGCTACAACGAGGCCCTTGCTCAGGAGGAGGCGGCCCGCTGCCTGGCCTGTGGCCATTGTTCCGAGTGTCTGAGCTGCTGGTACATCTGCGGTGTGGACGCCATCGACCACGACATGGTCGAGACCCACGAGCAGGTCAACGTCGGTGCCGTGATCCTGGCGCCTGGCTACACGGCCTACAATCCCGCCTTTGACGAGGAATATGGCTTCGGTCGTTATCCCAATGTGGTTACTTCGCTTCAGTTGGAGCGGTTATTAAGTGCCAGCGGACCCACCTTCGGTCATGTCAATCGCCCTTCCGATGGCAAACCGGCCCACAAGATTGCTTTTCTACAATGCATCGGTTCACGCGATCAGAATCACGACTACTGCTCTGCTGTATGTTGCATGTATGCTACCAAGGAAGCCATCATGTGCCGCGAGCACGATCCGGAGGTGGCGTGCCATGTGTTCATGATGGATATGCGGGCCTACAGCAAGGGCTATTACGAGTATTACAAACGAGCCGAGGATCGTTACGACATTCAATATACTCGCTGTCGTGTGTCGGAACTCAAACATGACCTGGCAACGGACGACCTGATCCTGCGCTATCAGACCGACGATGGCAAGCTGGTGGCTGAAGCATTCGACATGGTGGTGCTCTCGGTTGGCATGGAGATGTCGCAAGAAGTCAAAACGCTGGGACGCGACCTTGGCATTCAGCTTGACGATTACGGTTTTTGTACCACCGTGCCCTTCAAACCACTGGGAACCAGCAAGGCGGGCATTTTTGCCTGTGGACCCTTTGTGGAGCCCAAGGATATTCCCGAGACGGTGGTGGAGGCCAGTGGGGCTGCCGCCATGGCCGAACGATTGTTGGCTCCTGCCCGCGGCACGCTGATCACGCCGGTGGAATACCCACCCGAACGGGATATTGTCGAAGAAGAACCCCGGGTCGGCGTATTTGTTTGCCACTGCGGTTCCAATATTGGCGGCTTTCTGGACGTGCCTGATGTGGCTGAGTATGCAAAAGACCTGCCTGGTGTGGTCCACTCTGAGCACAACCTCTACACCTGCTCCCAGGACAGCATCGTTCACATCACCGAGCAGACCAAGGCGCTGGGGCTGAACCGAGTTGTGGTCGCCTCCTGCACGCCCCGTACCCACGAAGGGTTATTCCAGGACAGCATTCGCCAGGCCGGGCTCAACCCCTACCTGTTCGACATGGCCAACATCCGCAACCAGGTGTCGTGGGTGCACTCAGACAACTGGGGCGAGTCCACAGAGAAGGCCAAGGACCTGGTGCGCATGGCCGTGGCCCGGGCCACCCACCTGAACCCGCTGCACAAGGAAACGCTGCAGGTGCAGCAGAAAGCCCTGGTGGTCGGAGGCGGCGTGGCCGGCATGAGCGCTGCACTGACCCTCAGCGAGCAGGGCTTTCCTGTTGATCTGGTGGAGCGGACGGGGGAGTTGGGGGGGAATCTGCGGCATTTGCATTTCATGCCGGATGAAATGGCCAATGATCAACAATCAATGGTCAATGATCAATTGCCAATTGCTAATAGTCAACGGTCAGCGGTCAAGGATCAAACGTCGTCCGAAGCCTCGTTAACCATTGACAATTATTCTCCTCAGGCTTTCCTCGCCGACCTGCTGGCAAGCGTCAAAGGCGACGACCGCATCACTGTGCACCTCAACACCGAGTTGGCCGACACGACCGGCTTTACGGGTAATTTCACCAGTAGGCTGCGGAGGAACCCCCCTTCAGTTCCATCCTCTCCGGAGGATGGCCGGAATGGCCAGGCGGTCGAGACAATCACGATCCAGCATGGCGTCACCATCGTTGCCACCGGCGGTCAGGAGTACCGCGGCAATGAGTATGGCCTCGGCCAGGATTCCCGGGTGGTGACTGGCCTGGAGTTCGAGGTGCTGTTGGCCGAGTGGTCGGGGGAGCAGAGGATCAGAGGGGCAGAGGATCAGTGGGTCAGAGAATCGGGTGATCAGATTCCACATTCCGCCGCCTTCCTGCTCTGCGTCGGCCCGGCCGAGAACTACTGCGGTCGCACCTGCTGCACCTCGGCGTTGAAGCAGGCTATCAAGTTGAAGGAACTGAATCCGGCTGTGCGCATTACGGTGCTGTATAAGGATATCCGCACCTATGGATTCAAGGAGCGGCTGTACACGCGCGCGCGCGAGCTGGGCGTGGTGTTCATGCGCTATGATGAGCAGCACAGGCCGGAGGTCGGAGGGCCGGGGGATCAGAGGAACGGAGGGACGGAAGGTCAGCGGATGGGCGTGCCGGTTGAGATTCGGGCCTGGGAGCCGGCGTTTGATGAGTGGATTACGTTGACGGCAGATCTGTTGGTGCTGAGTGTGCCGATGGTGCCGGCTGAGGGCACGCACGAGCTGGGCATGAAGCTGAAGCTGCCGATTGACCTGAACGGCTGGTTCCTGGAGGCCCACCCCAAGCTACGGCCGGTGGATTTCGCCTCCGATGGGTTTTATATGGCAGGCGCCGCGCATTTTCCCAAGTTCGTCGACGAGGCGATTGCCCAGGCGCAGGCGGCTGCGGCTCGCGCGGCCACGGTGCTCAGCCATGAGACCATGACGGTCGGTGGCGCTATCGCGCAGGTAGACCCGCAACTGTGCGTCGGCTGCCTGACCTGTGTACGTGTTTGTCCCTATGGCGTGCCGACGGTCGATGGCGCGCAGTCGGGCATTGGCGGCATTTTGGGCGCGGCGTTGATCAATCCGGCCATGTGCCACGGTTGTGGCGTCTGTATGGCGGAGTGTCCGGCGCGGGCGATCCAGCTCATGCACTATCGGGACGATCAGGTGGAGATTAAGATTGATGCGTTGTTTGGGTTGGAGAGGCTGGATTGA